ATTCACCATGCTAATATATTAGGGAAATCCAAAGCATTGTGGGTCATCGGGGGATTCAGTGGCTTGTTTTTCTGACCGCAGGCCATCGCCTTGCCGCCCATCGCCAAGTGGCCGTACCAGAACGGCTTCACCATCAACACCTGGTTCCGGCAGGATCCGCTCAATAACATCAACGTGGACAAAGACAAGCCGTACCTTTACTGGTGAGTGGCCGACAAAACCACAAGGAAATAAAATGGCGGCGATCAAGATGTTGACTCCCCTGCTCGGAGGAATGAGGGCAGTTGGGTCAATATCCCCGTGAGTTTCCTTGGCAACCATTGGAGGCGGCAGGGCAGGCGCCCCCCTCGACCCTCCCCGGCCCCCCTCGGCCCCATCCCGCCGGCTCTTATCTCAGTCCGCCAGAAGCTTAGCCTTGTCGTCCATCTCGTTTTTCCTTCATCTTGCCAACTGGGCTTTATTTACattggatttttgttgttgttgttgttgttgtttttctggaGCGGGCTAACGGAACGCCGGCGCCGTTCCCATCTCCATCCATCCGGCTTTTTCTTTTCAGCTTCCGCACCAGCAAAGGGATCGGCTACTCCGCTCACTTTGTGGGCAACTGCCTGATCGTGACCTCCCTCAAGTCCAAAGGAAAGGGCTTCCAGCACTGCGTCAAGTACGACTTCCAGCCGCGCAAGGTGAGCCGGCGTGCCGGCGTGCCGTGGGGTCGGGTCAGCCGGAATCCATTGACCTGATGGATTGGACCTCCCGCCTCCCCCCAGTGGTACATGATCAGCATCGTTCACATCTACAACCGCTGGAGGAACTCCGAGATCCGCTGCTACGTCAACGGGCAGCTGGTCTCCTACGGCGACATGGCCTGGCACGTCAACACCAACGACGTAAGAGACGCGGCGGCGCGGACATTTTGCGGGAGTCCGTGGAGCCGCTAACCGGCCGGAGGTCGCTCCCGCACAGAGCTACGACAAATGCTTTCTGGGCTCGTCGGAGACGGCCGACGCCAACCGGGTCTTCTGCGGTCAGCTGGGCGCCATCTACGTCTTTGGCGAGGCGCTCAACCCGGCTCAGATCTTCGCCATCCACCAGCTGGGCCCCGGGTACAAGGTGAGAGGTGACGCGACGCGACGTGACGTGGCGCGACCGGACCGGACCGGACCGGACCGGACCGAACCGGACCGGACCGGCCCACCGACCGACCGACTCTCGTACCTTTTGGGCCCGCCGCAGAGCACCTTCAAGTTCAAGTCGGAGAGCGACATCCACCTGGCCGAGCACCACAAGCAGGTCCTGTACGACGGCAAGCTGGCCGGCTCCATCTCCTTCACGTACAACGCCAAGGCCACCGACGCGCAGCTGTGTCTGGAGTCGTCGCCGCGAGAGAACGCCTCCATCTTTGTGCACTCGCCGCACGCCCTCATGCTGCAGGTGCGGAGGGAGGCGCGCAAAAAGCCGCTGGTGGTTGGTGACTTTGTCTAATTTGTCAGaaggttttttttggtttgtttggttttttttgcaggaCGTGAAGGCCATCGTGACCCACTCCATCCACAGCGCCATCCACTCCATCGGTGGCATCCAGGTCCTCTTCCCCCTTTTCGCCCAGCTGGACCACAAGCAGCTGAACGACGTGGCCGCGGACACCGGCGTGTGGTCGGTAGACGTCCCATCCGCCGCTCGCCCGCCCGCGCCCGCCCGCGCCCGCTTCCGTCTCACGCCCGCGCGTCTCCTTTCGCAGCGCCACGCTGCTGGCCTTCTTGGTGGAGCTGCTGAAGAGCTCGGTGGCCATGCAGGAGCAGATGCTCGGAGGCAAAGGCTTCCTGGTCATCGGGTACCTGCTGGAGAAGGTAGGAGGGAAATTCCCGAGGGGCGGAGCCGGAATGCCAAAGCTGCCGAAGCCGCTCACCGCGCGTTTGCCGTGCCGTCCCGCCTCAAGTCGTCGAGGGTGCACGTCACTCGGGCCGTGCTGGAGCAGTTCTTGTCCTTCGCCAAGTACCTGGACGGTCTACCCCACGGGGCGCCGCTCCTCAAGCAGCTGTGCGACCACGTCCTCTTCAACGCCGCCATCTGGATACACACGCCCGCCAAGGTCGGTCGGTCGGAAAAAAGCCCATTTCGCAAAAGGGCGGCGGGTTCATCGCCGGCGTCGCTCATTTGCTGCGGCAGGTTCAACTGTCCCTGTACACGTACCTGTCGTCGGAGTTCATCGGCACGGCGACCATCTACTCCACCATCCGTCGCGTGGGCACCGTGCTGCAGCTCATGCACACGCTCAAGTACTACTACTGGGCCGTCAACCCGTTGGAATGCAGCGCCATCTCGCCCAAAGGCCTCGGTAAGAGCAGGAGGCCGGCTCCGCTCGTGCCGCGGCCGTTTTTGTCGGGGGGGGTGCCGTCTCATCCATCAAATCCAACTCCAGACGGACCTCGGCCGTCCCAAAAGGAGATCGTATCGCTGCGGGCCTTCATGCTCCTCTTCCTCAAGCAGCTAATACTGAAGGTGGCCAGATAGGGCgccgctcacacacacacgcgtgaaTCTACGCGTGGCGGATATCCTGACGCTGTCTTTGCAGGACCGGGGCGTGAAGGAGGACGAGCTGCAGAGTATTCTCAACTACCTGTTGACCATGCACGAGGTAGGTGTCATGAGGCCCTCCCGCTCCAAAGGCTTGGGACGGCGATCCCCGTCCGTGGCGGCGAACGGGCTAACGACGCCTTTCAAATGGCGCGCAGGACGAGAACATCCACGACGTGCTGCAGCTCCTGGTGGCGCTCATGTCCGAGCACCCGGCCTCCATGATTCCCGCTTTCGACCAGCGGAACGGCATAAGGTGAGGCGGACGCCGTCGCCATCGTCGTCGTCTGGGGTTTAAACATCCAAAGGACTGGCTGGAATGAACGtgcgttcgtgtgtgtgtgtgtgtgccagggTCATCTGCAAGCTGCTGGCCTCCAAGAGCGAAAGCATCCGAGTGCAGGCCCTCAAAGTCCTGGGCTACTTTCTCAAGCACCTCGGCCACAAGTGGGTGAAACGCTTTGCCAAAGGGCCGCCCGCTTTCTGGCTTTGCCGCACACATAAGCCGTATACTCCGCATACGCATACACTGCCTGTGTTTAATTAGGAGGAAGGTGGagatcatgcacactcacagtcTCTTCACGCTGCTGGGCGAGCGTCTGATGATGCACACCAACACCGTCTCCGTTACCACCTACAACACGCTCTACGAGGTACGCCATCGATCTGCCGCCGACCGCCGTGGCACCGATGCCATCAAAAAAAATCGGGCTGCTATTGCGGTAAAAAAGGCCGATACGTGCGCTACAAATGACCACGTTTAACAACACAACTCTCCACGCCCCCCttcaaaaacatgtatgtaATTATACTTGCAGATCCTGACAGAGCAGGTGTGCACGCAGGTGGTCCACAAGCCGCACCCGGAACCGGACTCGACCATCAAGATCCAGAATCCCAGTGAGTAACTGACGGAGCGGCCTGCCTGCGCGCGGGTGTTCCTGTGTTCCTCAAGCCGCAGTTGCTGATTTTCCTGGCGTGCGCTTATTTAGTGATCCTGAAAGTGGTGGCCACGCTACTGAAGAATTCGTCTCCCAGCGGCGAGCTGATGGAAGTCCGGAGACTTTTCCTCTCCGACATGATCAAACTCTTTAGCAACAGCAGAGAAAACAGAAGGTACGGGGCACGCCGCTCATCACGTGAGGGCCAGAACGCCATCTCTCTCCGAATGTTCGGAGCCCGGAGCACCTCTTTTGGGGGTCAGACAAGGGTCACGGGTGACCTTTTCCGTACGGAGACGTGACTGGCAAGCCACGTTCGTTGCTGTGATCATCGCCCTCTGGTGGTTAAGGATGAAATAGAACAGCAAGGATGTATAGAGCCATGTGAATGGACATCCATTATTTAAAGACTTCCTCAATACGTATTATTTCTTctctaattctatttttttaatgaatacagTTAAGCACAAAGAACATTCCGTTCAACCCGCAATGAAAATTCCCAGGAAGACTGGCTGTCAATGTTCACGTTTCCCGGTCAAAGAGGATCGGACGTATGGCGGCGTTGCCTTTATTGGGCGCTTGGCGCCTCGTTTGCGTTTCAGGTGCTTGCTACAGTGCTCGGTGTGGCAGGACTGGATGTTCTCGCTGGGCTACATCAACCCCAAGAATCCCGAGGAGCAGAAGATCACCGAGATGGTCTACAACATCTTTAGGATCTTGCTGTACCACGCCATCAAATACGAGTGGGGCGGATGGAGGGTCTGGGTGGACACGCTGTCCATCGCGCACTCCAAGGTCCGCCGCGCGTGTCGGAGGCGGGGCCCGCCCGGACCCGCCCGCTCGTGCCTAACGCGGCCGGCGGCCGCTCTGTCCCGCCGCAGGTGACCTACGAGGCCCACAAGGAGTACCTGGCCAAGATGTACGAGGAGTACCAGCGTCAGGAGGAGGAGAATATGAAGAAGGGCGAGAAAGGATGCGTGTCCACCATCTCGGGCCTGTCGGCCTCGCCGGCGCCCGTCGTCAACGGCAACCTGGAGATGGACGACGCCACGCGCACGCCCGACAGCGAAGCCGAGTACGgcgagggcggcggcggcggcggcgacgattCGTCTCGCAACCTGCTGGTCGACGGCGCCGTCAAGAGGGGCGATGCGCAGCAGGGCGCCGGCGTGAGGGTGGAGGTCCACGACCTGCTGGTGGACATCAAAGCCGAAAAGGTGGAGGCCACCGAGGTCAAGTTGGACGACTTGGACCTGAGTCCCGAAGGCCTGGGCGGGGCCAGGGGAGGCGGGTCCTTGGAGAACGGGCCCCTGGTGGAGGTGGACTCGCTCCTGGACAGCGCCTACTGCGCCGTGGTGCAGAACCTCAACGGCACCCTGGTACCCAAAGAGGAGGCCCCGGGGCCGCCCGTCTTGGCCCTCTCGGGGGTCGGCCCGGAGGACGACGATGGCGGCGACGGCATCGTGGGGCCCCTCATCACGCTGGCCGACGAGAAAGACAGCGTTCCCAACAATAACGGATTTCTCTTTGGCAAGGTGAGCGGGAGAAAATCCGGCCcgtcggggggaaaaaaagggacattGGGCTTTTAGCCAACGCCGCCGCTTCTTCCAGGTGGACGAGAAGCTCCTCCCTGCTCTGGCGGCTAGCGACGGTCTGGTCTTGACCGGTCCGGACCGACCCGTCCCGCcggttggcggcggcggcggcgacgacctGGGCCTGCTGGCCCGCGTGAGCCCCGGCGGCGAGCCGCCCGAGGACGGGCCCTTCAAGATCGGCGGCCCGCTGGCCGACATCAGCTCCATCGCCGAGGCCCGCAaccgggcggcggcggcgtcccaGGCCGACTTCGCCGAGGGAGGCGGGGCCGCCTCGGCGACGGCGGGCGACGCCTCGGCTCGCAAGGCGGGGCACAGAGGAACGGACACGGCCAGCGTGACGTCCGACACCGAGAGGTCGGACGACGGCGGCAGAGAGAAGAAGATATCGACCGCTTCCACCACGCAGGTGATTCCCCGGCCTCTTTTGCCATATTTCAACTTCAACAGTCTCTCTGCTTGTTGCTCCAGAGAAATACGTGGAtatagtataataataataataatcggacataggccatgtcgtaattaccacaacacaaaaaaaaagcctacttgtcatcacacgcagaaactgcgtgtgacgaaattgatggtgcttctccataagctacgtttaatcggcaaaagacctaaataagtgtaagttacggttATGTGTAAGTTATGTGATGGCGAGTGAGTGAGCTTGAAATTGAGACGAGTATAGTTCCTCTGATGTGTGAGCGTCTAAAAGGAAGCTGCCCAGTCTGTCGTCCACGTCTCCCTCCCCCCAGCATACCTGAAGCCACTCATCGGGATGGTGATCAAGCTTACTCATCAGTTGGATGTGTTGGGGGAGGGAGTCCTGGATTGCACAGTTGGCCACCCCACTTGTCAAATAGTACGTTGCATAACATTAGTATATCAAGAATGTCCTATTTCAACCTAGCTGTCCAAGAGATGATGCTTTTCTGGCGTTGGAGGCCCGCAAAAGTCAGCTTCcattcacagtttttttttttcatcgctGTCAATTTAAGCCAGTGCGAAGTTGTAAGTTGAATTGACCAAATTGACCACGCCCCTCCACCACCGAATGACAGGCTCTGCACGGCCGCAGCGCCTCGCAGCTGGAGCGAGACCTCCGCGTGGACCTGGGCTTCAGGGGCACGCCCATGACGGAGGAGCAGAGGCGGCAGTTCAGCCCCGGGCCGCGCACCACCATGTTCCGCATCCCCGAGTTCAAGTGGTCGCCCATGCACCAGAGGCTGCTCACCGACCTTCTCTTTGCGCTGGAGACGGACGTGCACGTGTGGAGAAGGTCGGTTCCCGGGGCGACAAACTCTCTCCGGTCCGGCTCTCGTCTCCGGTCGTCGTAAGTGACCTTCTACTAAGGGTGTCCTTCTTCCAGCCACTCCACCAAGTCGGTGATGGACTTTGTCAACAGCAACGAGAACATCATCTTTGTGCACAATACCATCCACCTGATTTCCCAGATGGTGGACAACATCATCATCGCCTGCGGGGGCATCCTGCCGCTCCTGTCTGCCGCCACCTCGCCCTCGGTGAGTACTAGCTCTGGCTtccgtggcgtggcgtggcgtggcgtggcgtgtcGTGGCGTGGCGTgccgtggcgtggcgtggcgtgccGGGAGAGGGAACTGCTGCGGGGGCTTCTTTTTGACCTTTTCCGCCGTGACGACACCTgcagttttttattttcaagtagTCTTTGCGTCTTTCAAATCCGTATTTTTCAAATGCTAGGGCGCACctttattttccccaaaaacggaTAAGGTACCCTCtagtacaggggtgggcaaagaggttcagcagtggccactgtgggtgggtgcacatTTTTTGTCCCAAGTCATTCAGCACAGACAGACAAAGCCGACACAAAGTGGaagcgacgggggttgggctttAACGAGCgccacctgacggcaatccgcTGATTGCACGCGTAAGGTGACCGATAACAACCGGAGTTGTGGAAAGCTTTTGGAAGAAAAGCAACCCCCGCACCGACTGACTGCACAGTGGAATACTTTGCCCACTCCTGCTCTAGTATAGGAATTCTGACTGACGCCAATGGACATCCCagccatttggactgggaggtctGGCAGCCATTGTCCAGTGccatatatagttttttttttttttttttacagatataGTTAGTTTGTTCTTACAAATACAAAGAAACTGGACCGCGTGTATCTAATTGAGTTATGTCGGCCACCTTGGCACAGGGGTTCCCCCgccccaaatagattggacgtcgagcACCATCCTTTGAGGTTTCCGACTTGATGTTTTTGGGGTCCTTTCCACTTGTTTGCAACTGAAGCCACTTGATTGGCGGTTCCGCTTTTAAATTCCTCCTTCTCttcctctgtgtgtgtgtcttttttgtCGTCTTTTGGTTGTTGTCGTGTCTTTTTGCACGTGCAGACCTCTAAGAGTAGTGCCAACCATGTAAGTTTGCTTCTTTTCTTCCTTGATTGATTGTGCTCTTTCTTTTTTGGGTGGGCCGGCTGCTCCCCCACCCCGTCAATTTCCACTTTTGGGCGGCGGTCTCCGTTAGACGCGGGAGAATCCACTTTTGACGGCGCATTCGCTATTGCCATACTCCGTTTGTGTGGCCCTTTTTAAAGAGGAGGACGGGAGCGGCCGCAAAGGGCGAGGAGGTGACGCCCGTCCCGGGGGGAGGAGTCGAAAGGGGCGAGGTGGGTAAAGACAAGTGCAGAATAGtactcaaaacaaacaaacaaagcttAATCACGCCACGAGCGGAGGATGTCAAAGCACCCCCTCCACCTCCTCTCCACAACCCGCATCCCTCATTCGGGTGTGCACTATCTATCACCCGCCTCGATGGAGACGTGCGTATGCGTGTGACGGACTTGCGGATGGTCGCGCGTCGTTCACGAATGCCGCCGCACCCAGAATGCAATTCAAAAGCCACATTTCCCAAGCACCCCATTGGCTGCCGGtgacggcgctagacatccaatcccaTTGAATGTGGGGGGGAGGGGTGAATTGTCTCCCCCTCCCGCCAtctgcaaatggattggattggtgACCCTTGAGAACCAAAAGTTtgatccccccccccacacacacactcttcaCCACCCTCGGTCTGAAAAACAGAGACGGACCGGATTGTCACCTGGCTCGTGCGCGTCCCCCCCCCGCGTTTAGACGGAGCTGGAGAACATCGAGGCCACGCAGGGCATGTCGTCGGAGACGGCCGTCACCTTCCTGTCGCGGCTGATGGCCATGGTGGACGTGCTGGTGTTTGCCAGCTCGCTCAACTTCAGCGAGATCGAGGCCGAGAAGAACATGTCCTCCGGCGGCCTCATGAGGCAGTGTCTGAGACTGGGTGAGAAGTCGAGTCGAGCCGACGTGACGTGACGTGACGTGACGTGAGGCGAGGCCAGGCGAGCCGCACCGCTTTCGCCTCCGTCTCTACCGACGCTTCTCTTGTCAGTGTGCTGCGTGGCGGTGAGGAACTGCCTGGAGTGCCGGCAGAGGCAGCGGGATCGCAACTGCAAGTCCTCTCTGACCGCCAGCAAGTCGCAGGACACTCTgcatgccgccgccgccgccacctccgCCAGCAAGGTGCCACGTCTTCTTCTCGTTCGCTCGCTCGTGTTCTGAGGCCGCCAGCTTTTCCTTTATAGTATTTTCGAATCAATACAATGTCTATAGTGCATCAAAAAAACCTATGAGCCACTGAAAACAAACCAAATTCCCAGTAAATGAACCCTGAAAACCCTCTGAAgctcagatttaaaaaaaaatgggtcttGGGAATAAAATAAAGCTCCTCATACACTGTAAGAATTCCTTGGATGATTGGCATCAGCTGTTGgaacagttcaaaatgttattaACAGGCTTAAAAAGGTCACCATCGCCACCATCTTGTTGTTCTAGACAAACAAGGTGGACCGTTCCGCAAATGCTTACTTGCGTTCTCTTGACCAGGACCCGGACCGACTCCTGCAGGACGTGGACATCAACCGGCTGCGCGCGGTGGTCTTTCGGGACGTGGTGAGCGCGCCGGATTCGTGGACGCCACGTGTAGTGCGCATCTGCAAAATGTGAGCCCTCCTGATGCTTTTTGCTTTCTTCCGGCCGGCGCAGGACGACAGCAAGCAGGCTCAGTTCCTGGCTCTGGCCGTGGTCTACTTCATCTCGGTGCTGATGGTGTCCAAGTACCGAGACATCTTGGAGCCCCAGCGGGAGATCAGCAGGTCGGCCAGCCTGTCCGGACGCAGCATCCGACACGAGATCAACTCGCCCACCAGCACGGGTGAGTCCCGAGGACGCGGTGGCCTCGCCCCTCGCCCCCCCCCACTCGATCCAAAACGCGCGGCTTCCTCGCCAGAGCACCCGTCGTCAGCCTTCTCCGAGCGCGAGAAAAGGACGCCCACCCCCGTGGATGACTCCCCTCGCGTGGGCCTGCCCCACACCGACTCGGGCATCGGCGAGGAGGGCCACGCGGGCGGCTCCCTCAACGGCTCGGAGATTGGGCTGGGCTTGGGCCTGGGCCCGGGCCCGGCGGGGCGGGAGACGGAGCGGGACGCCGGCGGCAGCCAGGCCGACCTGCTGTGCGGCCTGGCCGACGTGGGGAGGTCGTCGCAGGAGAGCCTTTTGGACTCCCCGCACGAGCCCGACGCCCGACAGGCGCCCCCTTCGTCCATTTCCGGCATCTGCCAGACCAATAAAGGCATCAACGTCAAGGTGAGGCGCCGACGTCCTCGTTCTTGGTTTATGACGCGGGTTTGTACTAGTGTGAGCACGTTTTGCTCATCCTCATTTTCTAGCGTGTCGAGTTATTTAAACCGGGTAAACCGAATTCAAGTCATTTCCAGAATATGTAGCCAGAAGCAACGGTCGGGGCGAACTAGCCAATTGCAAATGGCCGCGGCGGTCTAAAAGCTGGTGTCCCTTGCAGGAGATCCTGAAAAGCCTGGTGGCCGCTCCGTTGGACGGCATGGATTCGGGTCAAGAGTCAGGCCCCGCCGCTCCGTACCACCCGGATCCCGCCCTCAAGACCCAGCCCATGCTCCCCATGCAGTTCCACTCTTTTGACAGGTAGCCTTCCGCCTGCCGCCTTCTGCCTGCCGCCTTTGCACCTCGACCAAAGCAATGGCCTCGTCCGTCCGTCTCGCAGGAGTGTGGTGGTTCCGGTGAAAAAGCCGCCGCCCGGGAGCCAGTCCGTCAACGCGGTGGCCACCGCCGGGAGCACGCCCAACATCTTTGCCGCCGCCACGGCCACGCCCAAGAGCATGATCAACACCACAGGTGAGGGAGGACGAGTCGCtggcaaaaaaaagcacatttgcaACAAGAGCGCGGCTCAATATGGCCGATCGCGGAATACTAATGGAGCTCCCGCATATGGATTGTTTCCGATCGATCGCCGGCTGGGAAAAATTACGGAAAAAATGGATCTCATGTTTTGCTCATTTGGCATAGGGTTATGAATTCCATTcggaaatgaaatgttttgcgTGCGTCATCACGTCAGCGCATCCGCCTTGTTTGGTCCTTGCAGGCGGCGCCGACTCCGCCTCGTCCTCCTCGTCTTCGTCGTCCTCGTTTGTGAACGGCGCCGGCAGCAAGAACCTCCCCGCCGTCCAGACGGTGGCGCCCATGCCTGAGGACACGGTGGAGAACATGAggtcagaaagaaagaaagaagcttACCGTGCCACTTCCCGCTTGGGCCGCTCGCGTCAAAGCTGCTTTCTCCCgccgctcgccccgcccccaacGTGTGGTGGAAAGACCGATgcgggttaattttttttttcattggtcgatgtttattttctattcacttttataaagcataataataatatttcaaagCCATGGAAATGATTTGAATCCCCGAAAATCAATCCAATTTCTGCAGTCAGAAGGAGTGGATTGACTTTCTCGACCTCTTTCCGACCATTCAATAGAAATGGGGACGTCGGCAGCTCCTCACAGTGATTGGATGTCCACGGCGGCCCACGGCTGAAATATGCCGCCGTGTCTTTCTGTCTGTGTTGCAGTGCCTACTGTGAGGTGGCGCAGTGTGCCCTGCGCAGCGGTCAGACGCCCCCCGAGCTCAAGTCTTTTAGCTCTCTGGCGGGCTTCCAGGCTGCCCCCCGAGATGCGGGGCAGTGTTTTAGGCAAGGAATACGCCACCGTGCCCCCATCCCACCCGCcttctccacacacacacacacacgcacaaaccaAATTCTTGACGTTCGTAGCATCGGTGTTTCTTACATTGCGTCCTGAGCAAAAATGGCAAGTCACGTCTTGTCAGTGGCGCCGGTCGGTGTATAGAAGGCAGCAAAATGAAAGCGATGGGCCACTTTCCAAAACGTGCTCTGTCTCCGCAGCATCACCACCAAGCTGGAACGAGCGCTGGAGAAGGTGGCGCCGTTGCTGAGGGAAATCTTTGTGGACTTTGCGCCTTTCCTGTCGCGCACGCTGCTGGGCAGTCATGGGCAGGAGCTGCTCATTGAAGGTACAGGTGCTGTACAACAAACCTTCTTACTACTATACGCGTCCCGTGCAAGCTGTGACTCAatcaatggatggatggataaatgaatgagtgattgattgagtgagtgagtgagtgagtgaatagtTGACCAAGTGAGCGACCGAGTATGCTAACTCACTTCTTTCTTGGTGTCCTGTTGTCGTTCTCCACCGTCCGCTTGctcctcttttcttttcttttcttcctcccGATCTTGTCCCGTCCTTTGTGGCATGCTTATTATATGTAAACGCTTTGATTCAGACGAGCCCAGAGGAGATGTATTTTGGGCTTTGTCCGCCTATTTGCGCTTGATCACCAAAAACCCATGTCTCCTCCCTCCGCAGGTCTGGTGTGCATGAAGTCCAGC
The nucleotide sequence above comes from Stigmatopora argus isolate UIUO_Sarg chromosome 22, RoL_Sarg_1.0, whole genome shotgun sequence. Encoded proteins:
- the nbeaa gene encoding neurobeachin a isoform X3, which codes for MSSEKPLSPATVPATVSAAPGSACSQAAAGRPSVSSSSSSSSPPPPPLPGERMPSSAAAAATATASATATAGGGSLLLPAGVINPAAVPIRNIQMKFAVLVGLIQVGEVTNRDIVETVLNLLVGGEFDLEMNFIIQEAESIGCMVELLSHCQVTCQAEIWSMFTAILRKSVRNLQTSTEVGLIQQVLLKMSAVDDMIADLLVDMLGVLASYSITVKELKLLFSMLRGDNGIWPRHAIKLLSVLNQMPQRHGPDTFFNFPGRSAAAIALPPIAKWPYQNGFTINTWFRQDPLNNINVDKDKPYLYCFRTSKGIGYSAHFVGNCLIVTSLKSKGKGFQHCVKYDFQPRKWYMISIVHIYNRWRNSEIRCYVNGQLVSYGDMAWHVNTNDSYDKCFLGSSETADANRVFCGQLGAIYVFGEALNPAQIFAIHQLGPGYKSTFKFKSESDIHLAEHHKQVLYDGKLAGSISFTYNAKATDAQLCLESSPRENASIFVHSPHALMLQDVKAIVTHSIHSAIHSIGGIQVLFPLFAQLDHKQLNDVAADTGVCATLLAFLVELLKSSVAMQEQMLGGKGFLVIGYLLEKSSRVHVTRAVLEQFLSFAKYLDGLPHGAPLLKQLCDHVLFNAAIWIHTPAKVQLSLYTYLSSEFIGTATIYSTIRRVGTVLQLMHTLKYYYWAVNPLECSAISPKGLDGPRPSQKEIVSLRAFMLLFLKQLILKDRGVKEDELQSILNYLLTMHEDENIHDVLQLLVALMSEHPASMIPAFDQRNGIRVICKLLASKSESIRVQALKVLGYFLKHLGHKRKVEIMHTHSLFTLLGERLMMHTNTVSVTTYNTLYEILTEQVCTQVVHKPHPEPDSTIKIQNPMILKVVATLLKNSSPSGELMEVRRLFLSDMIKLFSNSRENRRCLLQCSVWQDWMFSLGYINPKNPEEQKITEMVYNIFRILLYHAIKYEWGGWRVWVDTLSIAHSKVTYEAHKEYLAKMYEEYQRQEEENMKKGEKGCVSTISGLSASPAPVVNGNLEMDDATRTPDSEAEYGEGGGGGGDDSSRNLLVDGAVKRGDAQQGAGVRVEVHDLLVDIKAEKVEATEVKLDDLDLSPEGLGGARGGGSLENGPLVEVDSLLDSAYCAVVQNLNGTLVPKEEAPGPPVLALSGVGPEDDDGGDGIVGPLITLADEKDSVPNNNGFLFGKVDEKLLPALAASDGLVLTGPDRPVPPVGGGGGDDLGLLARVSPGGEPPEDGPFKIGGPLADISSIAEARNRAAAASQADFAEGGGAASATAGDASARKAGHRGTDTASVTSDTERSDDGGREKKISTASTTQALHGRSASQLERDLRVDLGFRGTPMTEEQRRQFSPGPRTTMFRIPEFKWSPMHQRLLTDLLFALETDVHVWRSHSTKSVMDFVNSNENIIFVHNTIHLISQMVDNIIIACGGILPLLSAATSPSTSKSSANHRRTGAAAKGEEVTPVPGGGVERGETELENIEATQGMSSETAVTFLSRLMAMVDVLVFASSLNFSEIEAEKNMSSGGLMRQCLRLVCCVAVRNCLECRQRQRDRNCKSSLTASKSQDTLHAAAAATSASKDPDRLLQDVDINRLRAVVFRDVDDSKQAQFLALAVVYFISVLMVSKYRDILEPQREISRSASLSGRSIRHEINSPTSTGESRGRGGLAPRPPPLDPKRAASSPEHPSSAFSEREKRTPTPVDDSPRVGLPHTDSGIGEEGHAGGSLNGSEIGLGLGLGPGPAGRETERDAGGSQADLLCGLADVGRSSQESLLDSPHEPDARQAPPSSISGICQTNKGINVKEILKSLVAAPLDGMDSGQESGPAAPYHPDPALKTQPMLPMQFHSFDRSVVVPVKKPPPGSQSVNAVATAGSTPNIFAAATATPKSMINTTGGADSASSSSSSSSSFVNGAGSKNLPAVQTVAPMPEDTVENMSAYCEVAQCALRSGQTPPELKSFSSLAGFQAAPRDAGQCFSITTKLERALEKVAPLLREIFVDFAPFLSRTLLGSHGQELLIEGTGLVCMKSSTSVVELVMLLCSQEWQNSIQKNAGLAFIELINEGRLLCHAMKDHIVRVANEAEFILNRQRAEDVHKHAEFESNCAQYAADRREEEKMCDHLIGAAKHRDHVTANQLKQKILNILTNKHGAWGAMSQSQMHDFWRLDYWEDDLRRRRRFVRNAFGSTHADVALKGPEDYGAEEEEGEEGGTSKKGFRSHSAVAQNPEADLMLEGDDDAVSLLQEKEMDNLAAPSRPRLFTSRGPVVLSTPAQLVAPAVVARGTLSVTTTEIYFEVDEEDPAFKKTDAKVLAYSEGLHGKWMFSEIRAVFSRRYLLHNTGLEVFMANRTSVMFNFPDQATVKRVVYSLPRVGVGTSYGLPQARRISLATPRQLFKSSNMTQRWQRREISNFEYLMFLNTIAGRTYNDLNQYPVFPWVLTNYESEELDLTLPGNFRDLSKPLGALNPKRAAFYAERYETWDDDSCPPDHYATLYSTARSTLLWMLRIEPFTTFFLNGNDGKFDHADRTFSGIGRSWRNCQRDTADVTELIPEFYYLPEMFVNGNEYELGVRDDGAPVCDVELPVWAKKPEDFVRINRMALESEFVSCQLHQWIDLIFGYKQRGPEAVRALNVFSFLSYEGAVNLDNLDGAQREGMETQIQACGQIPSQLLIEPHPPRSSAMHLCFLPQSPLMFKDQMQQDVIMVLKFPSNSPVTHVAANTLPHLSIPAAVTVTCSRLFAVNRWHNTVGLRGAPGYSLEQAHHLPIEMDPLIANNSGTNKRQITDLVDQSIQINTHCFVVTADNRYILACGFWDKSFRVYSTESGKLTQIVFGHWDVVTCLARSESYIGGDCYIVSGSRDATLLLWYWSGRHHIIGDNPNNSDYPAPRAVLTGHDHEVVCVSVCAELGLVISGAKEGPCLVHTITGDLLRALEGPEPCRAPRLISVSSEGHCIIYYERGRFCNFSINGKLLAQMEVNDSTRAVLLSSDGQNLVTGGDNGVVEVWQACDFKQLYIYPGCDAGIRAMDLSHDQRTLITGMASGSIVAFNIDFNRWHYEHQNRY